One Anaeromusa acidaminophila DSM 3853 genomic region harbors:
- a CDS encoding nitroreductase family protein yields the protein MNEQLLDLIKSRRSTRKFTAEKVSRTDLETILEAGRWAPSGHNQQSWFFTVISDTNMFAELNQRFREAAQHSSEAFIHKLLAKKDFDIFYHAPVAILVSAKEDAIMTEANCAAATQNMLLTAESLGLGSCWIGFAGFPFINGQGKDLCEKLAVPEGFRPLYAVVLGHKQLQNKEVRGPKRKENWVYYHSFSGE from the coding sequence ATGAATGAACAATTATTGGATTTGATAAAAAGCCGTCGCAGTACGCGCAAATTTACGGCGGAAAAAGTGTCTCGCACTGATTTAGAAACGATCTTGGAGGCAGGCCGTTGGGCCCCTAGCGGTCATAATCAACAGTCTTGGTTTTTTACGGTTATTAGCGATACGAATATGTTTGCAGAGTTGAATCAACGTTTTCGTGAGGCTGCACAACATTCATCAGAGGCATTTATTCATAAATTGCTGGCTAAAAAGGATTTTGATATTTTCTACCACGCCCCTGTCGCTATTTTAGTTTCCGCCAAGGAAGATGCGATTATGACGGAGGCTAACTGCGCTGCGGCTACGCAAAATATGCTTTTAACGGCGGAAAGTTTAGGCTTAGGAAGCTGTTGGATTGGTTTTGCCGGCTTCCCTTTTATCAATGGTCAAGGAAAAGATTTGTGTGAAAAACTAGCTGTTCCCGAAGGTTTCCGTCCTCTTTACGCAGTTGTTCTAGGACATAAGCAGTTGCAAAACAAAGAAGTGCGCGGACCAAAACGTAAAGAGAATTGGGTTTACTACCATTCTTTTTCCGGTGAATGA